The region ATCTTCTCCATAAAACTTTTTGTCTACTTTCAAATAATTGCAAAGTTTACCGGGACCGTTGGCAAGTTTGCAATCTCCATTATCAGGTTCTAATGCCCTTAACAAAACACATTCAGGACTTCCTGCTTTTCCTGTTGATATATTAAACTGCCAATACATACCATAAACTAAATAAATATAAATATGGCCTCCTATATAATACTCTGCTAAATTTCTTTTTGTTATCTTACCTCCAAAAGCATGGGAAGCCTTGTCTTTAGGGCCTATATAAGCTTCTGTTTCAACTATTTTGCCAACAATTAATTTTCCTCTATATTTTCTTACTATGTATTTCCCAAGTAAATCTTTCGCAACTAAAAGAGTGTTACGGGTGAAAAATTTTCTCCCCAATCTTTTTCGCATATTAGTTTATTTTTTTAAGAACGGTTCTCTTGTAAATATCGTAAATCTCTTGAACGGTAGTTGCTTGCTCAGGGCTTTTATCGTCTCGCCATCTGATAAACCTTGGGAAACGCAAAGCAAGACCTCCTGTTTTTATTTTATCTTGCGCCACTGTATGAACAGGAGAAATTGTTAATTCTGCGCCAGACACCTCCATTACAACCTGTGGCTCAAACCAAACATCAACCTCCATATTTGTTGAAACTAGTCTGTGTTTATCTTTTATTTTATATTTATCTAAAATTTCTGGAATGTTTTTTAGATCTTCGTCTGTAAATCCTGCTCCAACCTTTGTAAAAGAATAATATTTGTTTGTTTCTGGATCGAAAGCAGCAACCATCAAGGACCCATAAGTTCCAGCGCGCCTACCAGTTCCATACTCTCCTCCAATAACAACTAAATCAAAGGTGTCAGCCAACCCTTTAACATAATCTTTTTTAAATTTTATCCAAAGCCAGCCTCTTGTTCCTGCTTGATATATTCCTTCTGCGTTTTTTACCATTACACCTTCTGCTCCATAATCTATTGCTTCATCAAAAAAATTTTCTACATCAGAAATATCATTTGTTTTTATAAACTTTGAGAAATCGATAATCTCATTTTTATTAAAACTTTCTTTTAAAATATCTTTTCTTGTTTCTAACTCGATGCCTAAAAGAGATTTGTTGTTTTTGTAAATTATGTCAAACAAAAATATTTTAGTTGGTATTTTTTCTGCAAAAAGAGATATTTCATATTTTCTTCTTCTTTTCATTAATTCTTGGAAAGGCAAAAGTTCGTCTTTTTCTTTATCATAAGCAACAATCTCTCCTTCAACAATAACATTTTTGCCTTTAAAAGTTTCCTTAAGATTTTTAACAATTTCTGGAAATTGGTGAGTTATGTTCTCATGCCTTCTAGAATACAAAAAAACTTCTTCTCTACTCTTCATGTGCGCTTGTACTCTTTCTCCATCGTATTTATACTCAACTATCATATCTTGTGGTATATGCTTTTTTATTTCTTCAATATCAGCAACCCTTTGGGCTAACATCATTCTAATTGGCACTCCAGGTTCTGGTTTTATATTTTCTATTGCCTTTAAACCCTCTTTTGCCAAAATAAAAGATATTTCTCCCAAATCAGAAACCACATTAAAGGCATGTTCTATTTTTTCTTTGTTAGCATAAGTTCCTGTAAAGCCCTTTGAAAGGGCATAAATAAAAGTCATTTCAGCAACACCAAGACGCAATGTTCCCAAAACTATTCTTATAATGTATTTTGCTTCAATTGGGCTTACTTGTCTTATTAACAAAAAAAGATGTCTTAATTTATTATCCTGAGAGCCAGTGCCTGAAAAAGACGCTATTTGGAATAATTTGTTGTAAACATCTTCTATTGATAAATTTTTAGGTTTGTCTTCAATTTTCTCTCTTATCAATTTTGCAACAATACCCAAGTCGCCTGTCTTTTTAAACTCTTCCTCTGATAATTTTTTGAAAGAAGCATCGTCTCCTGTTATTGCTCTTAAAACAAGTTTTTCTGCTAAACCAAATTCTATGTTTTTATAATCAGGTCCAAGTTTACCTTGCAATAAATATGCTGTAATCTGAACTTCTTTTGGAGCGATTTTTGCCAAAAATTTTGCCAGAATATCTCTCATCTCTAAACTTGAGGAAGTTTTTTCTAAAAGTTCAAAAACTTGCGCCAATTCTAAAAAAGAGGTTTCCTTGTTTTTCATATTTATGAAATTTTAATTTTGTCTTTCATGAATGAAATATACTCGTCGATGTTTAAATGAGGCTTAAGTTTTAACAATTTTTCTCTTATTTTTTGCTTTTCACTATCTGATTTTGCTGAAAAATATTTAACTAAAAGTTTCCTCGTTTTTTCCTTGTTTTCTCTTTTTTGATCTAATTTCATTCTTCTTTTCTTGTAATATACTTTTGACATATATTTAAATTAGAGTAATATCATACTATTATAATACTTAAAAACTGAATTTAAAATCAAGTTTTATGACGCAATCTAATATAAAAATAGTAGCAACAATAGGCCCTGCAACAGAAAGCAAAAAAGCAATAAGAGAACTAATTAAGTTAGGTGTTAATGTTTTTAGGTTTAACCTAAAACACAACGATCTTAAGTGGCACAAAGAAAAGGTAATTTTAGTTAAAGAAGTTGCAAAAAGTTTAAATAGACGCATTGCTGTTTTAATTGATTTACAAGGCCCTCAAGTTAGGCTTTATATGCCGTTTGATAAAATTGAAGTTAAAATAGGAGAAGAAGTATTGTTTGATCAGAGTGTTTTTAAAGTTAAAAAGAAGGGGTTTTTTATAACTCATCCCCAGATTGTTAATTTTTTAAAACCCAATGATTTTTTTGTTGTTGATGATGGCAGATACTTTTTTCATTTAGAAAAAAGAGGTAATAAATTCGTGGCGGTATCTCATCAAAATTGTATTATTGAAAATAAAAAATCAATAAACTTTCCAGAGATAGATTTTTCTCTAAAAGCAATAACAAAAAGAGACGTTGAGGCAATAAAAATGTTAAGTAAAACTGATGTTGATTTTGTTGCCTTGTCTTTTGTGAGATATAAAAAAGATATAGATTCTCTTAAAAAAATAATGAAAAGATACGGTATGGAATGCTCAATAGTTTCAAAAATAGAAACTAGAAAAGCGATTGATAACTTAGATGAAATAATAGAAAACAGCGATGGCATAATGGTAGCCCGTGGAGATTTAGGCGTTGAATTGCCAGTTGAAAAAGTTCCTTTTTATCAAAAACTTATAATTAAAAGAACTCTTAAAAAAAATAAATTTGTTATAGCAGCAACTCAATTTTTGCAATCAATGATAAAAAACAGAGTACCAACAAGAGCAGAAATATCAGATATTGCCAACAC is a window of bacterium HR34 DNA encoding:
- a CDS encoding Putative 3-methyladenine DNA glycosylase is translated as MRKRLGRKFFTRNTLLVAKDLLGKYIVRKYRGKLIVGKIVETEAYIGPKDKASHAFGGKITKRNLAEYYIGGHIYIYLVYGMYWQFNISTGKAGSPECVLLRALEPDNGDCKLANGPGKLCNYLKVDKKFYGEDLVLSKRIWLEERGVKVSKKDIVASPRIGIDYAGSYWSKIPWRFYIKDNKYVSKT
- the ligB gene encoding DNA ligase B → MKNKETSFLELAQVFELLEKTSSSLEMRDILAKFLAKIAPKEVQITAYLLQGKLGPDYKNIEFGLAEKLVLRAITGDDASFKKLSEEEFKKTGDLGIVAKLIREKIEDKPKNLSIEDVYNKLFQIASFSGTGSQDNKLRHLFLLIRQVSPIEAKYIIRIVLGTLRLGVAEMTFIYALSKGFTGTYANKEKIEHAFNVVSDLGEISFILAKEGLKAIENIKPEPGVPIRMMLAQRVADIEEIKKHIPQDMIVEYKYDGERVQAHMKSREEVFLYSRRHENITHQFPEIVKNLKETFKGKNVIVEGEIVAYDKEKDELLPFQELMKRRRKYEISLFAEKIPTKIFLFDIIYKNNKSLLGIELETRKDILKESFNKNEIIDFSKFIKTNDISDVENFFDEAIDYGAEGVMVKNAEGIYQAGTRGWLWIKFKKDYVKGLADTFDLVVIGGEYGTGRRAGTYGSLMVAAFDPETNKYYSFTKVGAGFTDEDLKNIPEILDKYKIKDKHRLVSTNMEVDVWFEPQVVMEVSGAELTISPVHTVAQDKIKTGGLALRFPRFIRWRDDKSPEQATTVQEIYDIYKRTVLKKIN
- the pyk gene encoding Pyruvate kinase; the protein is MTQSNIKIVATIGPATESKKAIRELIKLGVNVFRFNLKHNDLKWHKEKVILVKEVAKSLNRRIAVLIDLQGPQVRLYMPFDKIEVKIGEEVLFDQSVFKVKKKGFFITHPQIVNFLKPNDFFVVDDGRYFFHLEKRGNKFVAVSHQNCIIENKKSINFPEIDFSLKAITKRDVEAIKMLSKTDVDFVALSFVRYKKDIDSLKKIMKRYGMECSIVSKIETRKAIDNLDEIIENSDGIMVARGDLGVELPVEKVPFYQKLIIKRTLKKNKFVIAATQFLQSMIKNRVPTRAEISDIANTVYDLTDSIMLSGETAYGDYPFDAVKILQKTISFNEKLIDDDTRKRFDFKVKGLQESVCASAYEMYLKMKENLKSRLAGFLIFTRTGQTAKLVSRYHPLLPIFTITQDEKTANSLVPYFGVRTFVDKRMAKKAINNLIIRENIKKLKSKKLVKKNQFLITLHDDIWEPEGGTTTIRIVKIK